In the genome of Paenibacillus sp. FSL R5-0766, one region contains:
- a CDS encoding arginase family protein, which yields MKAPEPAYLVRRIGETLIAADETFSQFYQIEPAEELETRPIPQLDGIDPPDEPYFSLEPLVGQDSPHLYMLGIPYSGGSGMEGSKVAGFEQSLRAESWKKVMYPALTQSRISGLYDIGSGQRLLESVIMQDLGTCQTDDTDSSYSKGLNSALVYTEREEALLCCIGGDHSITYSILKSILSRSNARIILVQFDAHHDCGVDAIHQSEMHHANFVRHLLTEDGIAAVVQIGLRGLRSVDQMYKHPKLVQIPAEQMTPERVRTTLLDIQHKFQAEAAYLSFDLDCLDPGSFPYVDFPISGGPSWFNTRNCVVAALESSLPYVGFDMVEGQEAESDECIPGQYEMALRMLTYMMDGMHRNYLRHGKVATRVSQALEGTRR from the coding sequence ACGTTCAGCCAGTTCTATCAGATTGAACCCGCTGAAGAATTGGAGACACGTCCGATCCCCCAGCTAGATGGCATTGACCCTCCAGATGAGCCTTATTTTTCACTGGAACCTCTCGTAGGTCAAGATTCACCGCATCTCTATATGCTGGGTATTCCCTATTCGGGAGGTTCAGGTATGGAGGGATCAAAAGTCGCGGGATTTGAGCAATCTCTTCGGGCCGAATCTTGGAAAAAGGTAATGTATCCAGCTCTGACGCAATCCCGCATATCAGGACTATATGACATTGGCAGTGGCCAGAGATTACTTGAATCAGTAATAATGCAGGATTTGGGTACTTGCCAAACAGATGATACGGATTCTTCCTACTCGAAGGGGCTTAACTCAGCTCTGGTATATACCGAAAGGGAAGAGGCGCTACTGTGCTGCATTGGTGGAGATCATTCCATTACGTATTCCATCCTGAAATCCATATTGAGTCGATCCAATGCAAGAATCATACTCGTCCAGTTTGATGCCCACCATGATTGCGGGGTGGATGCTATTCATCAGAGTGAGATGCATCATGCCAATTTTGTGAGGCATCTACTGACGGAGGACGGCATCGCCGCAGTCGTGCAGATTGGTCTGCGCGGCCTTCGTTCTGTAGATCAGATGTACAAACATCCCAAATTGGTTCAGATTCCTGCAGAACAGATGACCCCGGAACGAGTGCGGACAACCCTGCTTGATATACAGCACAAGTTTCAGGCGGAGGCGGCCTATTTATCGTTTGACTTAGATTGTCTTGATCCTGGGAGTTTTCCTTATGTTGATTTTCCTATCAGTGGAGGCCCCTCATGGTTTAACACCCGAAACTGTGTGGTCGCAGCGCTGGAATCCTCCTTGCCCTACGTGGGCTTTGATATGGTGGAAGGACAGGAAGCGGAATCGGATGAATGCATTCCGGGGCAATATGAGATGGCCCTCAGAATGCTTACGTATATGATGGATGGCATGCATCGAAATTACCTGCGACATGGAAAAGTTGCTACTAGAGTTTCTCAAGCCTTGGAGGGGACACGTAGATGA
- a CDS encoding insulinase family protein, whose translation MQSFTTERRNNLSVHVLPTQQYANDYVQINLINAQQTIPSAIFVMIVRLLMNSCRRFPSNRLLQQQLWSLYGADLTCRFDYKGDTQIASITMRIPRITQNKLITGTQMEAIHSAVQLLAGLLYDPAVDDHGMFDEMQVQDEMAWTEHHFAHDGTDWDKVVQSRCLEWMGYEGQNRQLALDELRHCVISHELCRHYQALIHIPIHVHVLGDIHPGRIMDLIWEQFECGNREVFKRCCSEVEGRQGNPAEQREAEAMMMELLDIQQCKINVTYSTGIRYGSALYPALFVFHTLFGATPASRLQVELRERSQLVYQVTSTLDDFRETLHITTGTSSANVTAVLEGIDMEWKRICDGDVSERELYTAVQNVMHYVQVGFDLPHQVITNHMDQVLSESQMTTVQFLEEIAEVTPERVASVATGLRKEVTWILYPESEYSA comes from the coding sequence ATGCAGTCTTTTACTACGGAGAGGCGTAACAATCTGTCGGTGCATGTGCTGCCAACTCAACAATATGCCAATGATTACGTGCAGATTAATCTGATCAATGCACAGCAAACCATACCCTCAGCAATATTTGTCATGATCGTCCGTTTGTTAATGAACAGCTGTCGTCGCTTTCCATCGAACCGGCTACTCCAGCAACAGTTATGGTCCCTGTATGGTGCAGACCTGACCTGTCGTTTTGATTACAAAGGCGATACTCAGATTGCCTCGATCACGATGCGCATACCTCGTATAACACAAAATAAGTTAATAACTGGAACACAGATGGAAGCCATACATAGCGCTGTGCAATTACTCGCAGGCTTGTTGTATGACCCGGCGGTTGATGATCATGGCATGTTCGATGAGATGCAGGTACAGGATGAAATGGCTTGGACCGAACATCATTTCGCGCATGATGGAACAGATTGGGACAAGGTGGTGCAGAGCCGTTGTCTGGAATGGATGGGGTATGAAGGGCAGAACCGTCAATTGGCTCTGGATGAATTACGGCATTGTGTCATATCTCATGAGTTGTGTCGGCACTATCAGGCATTGATCCACATTCCGATCCATGTTCATGTTCTTGGTGATATTCATCCTGGGCGAATTATGGATCTGATCTGGGAACAATTTGAATGTGGGAACAGGGAAGTGTTCAAACGCTGTTGTTCGGAAGTAGAGGGGAGACAAGGTAATCCTGCCGAGCAGCGGGAGGCTGAAGCCATGATGATGGAACTGTTGGACATCCAACAGTGCAAGATCAATGTTACTTATAGTACAGGTATTCGATATGGCTCTGCTTTATATCCGGCTTTGTTTGTATTCCATACCTTATTTGGAGCGACACCCGCGTCCCGGTTGCAGGTTGAATTACGTGAACGTTCCCAGTTGGTATATCAAGTTACCAGCACATTGGATGATTTTCGGGAAACGCTTCACATTACAACGGGCACCAGCAGTGCTAACGTGACGGCTGTTCTCGAAGGAATCGATATGGAATGGAAGAGAATCTGTGACGGAGATGTATCCGAGAGGGAGTTATATACCGCTGTGCAGAATGTGATGCATTATGTTCAGGTCGGATTCGATCTGCCACATCAGGTCATTACTAATCATATGGATCAGGTGTTGAGCGAAAGTCAGATGACGACTGTACAATTCCTTGAAGAAATAGCAGAAGTAACGCCTGAAAGGGTGGCTTCCGTTGCTACCGGGTTAAGGAAAGAAGTCACATGGATTCTGTACCCTGAGAGTGAATATTCCGCATAG
- a CDS encoding pitrilysin family protein produces the protein MSSTTLNSCVCKRLSNGLNVSILPQPKYSHTFVSCSVPYGSIHDITLAGTAHFLEHMMFYNPDGQSVKSLLHAEGASTSALTRYDVTTYQLACTGNLRNSLQLFMNMIATPYFTKGNIERERAAIHQELEMYKDQPSWLALQQLLQMMYGNDHPITQDVAGTPESIADITVEWLSNAYTSHYAASRMSVAVVGPVEPTEIFEWLENFSMDQPKIMSPTPFIQPLQEQDETYKEMNGGSSIPLVRFGFQEEKPVTQLETQVATMIGIEALLGETSTFFTESVKSGLLGKGSHWDHYYRQEFAFSNVCGYSVDPVELHQRVKEECSRIQDRMLSSEDIHYARMKWISNHYADMDSLKKRCMHISEYGVIGLDYMQMSECAMKLTDEEIGIHLRRIAKPSHLRMSVVR, from the coding sequence ATGAGTAGTACCACATTAAATTCATGTGTCTGCAAGCGTTTATCCAACGGCCTGAACGTGAGTATACTGCCACAACCCAAATATAGTCATACATTTGTATCCTGTTCTGTACCCTATGGGTCCATTCACGATATTACGCTTGCGGGTACGGCACATTTCCTCGAACACATGATGTTTTATAATCCCGATGGTCAGTCCGTCAAATCACTTCTTCATGCCGAAGGGGCCTCAACGTCGGCGCTGACGCGTTATGATGTAACGACGTACCAACTTGCTTGTACAGGCAATCTAAGGAACAGCCTTCAACTTTTTATGAATATGATTGCAACCCCCTATTTCACGAAAGGAAACATTGAGCGTGAGCGGGCGGCGATTCATCAGGAACTGGAAATGTACAAGGATCAACCCTCCTGGCTGGCTCTTCAGCAATTGTTGCAGATGATGTATGGTAACGACCATCCAATCACACAGGATGTTGCGGGCACACCGGAGAGTATTGCCGACATTACCGTAGAATGGCTGAGCAATGCCTATACAAGTCATTATGCGGCTTCTCGAATGTCTGTGGCAGTAGTGGGACCTGTTGAACCGACGGAGATATTCGAATGGTTAGAGAACTTTTCGATGGATCAACCCAAGATCATGTCCCCTACTCCATTCATTCAGCCGTTGCAGGAACAGGACGAGACTTATAAGGAAATGAATGGTGGATCTTCGATACCTCTTGTCCGGTTTGGCTTTCAGGAAGAGAAGCCGGTTACGCAATTGGAGACTCAGGTTGCAACCATGATTGGTATCGAAGCCCTTTTAGGAGAGACTTCAACATTCTTTACAGAGAGTGTGAAGTCAGGTTTGCTCGGGAAGGGGAGTCATTGGGATCACTATTACAGGCAGGAATTTGCTTTCTCCAATGTCTGTGGGTATTCCGTTGATCCCGTTGAATTACATCAACGAGTTAAGGAAGAATGCAGTCGCATTCAGGACCGTATGCTCTCTTCCGAAGATATACACTATGCTCGGATGAAGTGGATCAGTAACCACTATGCAGATATGGATTCATTGAAAAAACGTTGCATGCACATCTCTGAATATGGCGTTATCGGGCTGGATTACATGCAAATGAGCGAATGTGCTATGAAACTGACGGATGAGGAGATCGGAATCCACCTAAGACGTATAGCGAAACCGAGTCATCTGAGGATGTCCGTTGTTCGTTGA